One segment of Lytechinus variegatus isolate NC3 chromosome 13, Lvar_3.0, whole genome shotgun sequence DNA contains the following:
- the LOC121426428 gene encoding sulfotransferase 1A3-like, translated as MSTAKEPVKGWDGKPSFLLAEAPAHVAKNCYEYDNTVMSFFFTKKCLGQLKTFKLRSDDLFIITYPKTGTTWAQQIMMLVQVEADLSFFEGKHISKMVPFLEVPDVPDAGAFKTVEEINEAPTCVETADAMPTDTRRILKTHVVQKWLPDGLQDNPQAKVVYVARNPKDTAVSYFHFCELIKELPNYVSWDEFFEEFLAGRVPYGPYLDHILPWWKLRDHPNVLFLTYEDMKKDSRKTIVQIAEFMGKSLPDDIIDRIVEASSFKFMKSNKTTNPDVAYEEEMDTSNKKSFMRKGMVGDWKNYFTEDQNRRIDQLIREKMGGSGFEFRFE; from the exons ATGTCTACAGCTAAAG aGCCTGTCAAGGGATGGGACGGGAAGCCGTCATTCCTCCTCGCCGAAGCTCCGGCGCATGTTGCCAAAAATTGCTACGAGTATGACAACACCGTCATGAGCTTCTTCTTCACCAAAAAGTGCCTGGGGCAGCTCAAGACTTTCAAGCTACGCTCAGATGACTTGTTCATCATCACTTATCCTAAGACAG GAACAACATGGGCGCAGCAGATCATGATGCTTGTTCAGGTTGAAGCCGACCTGTCTTTCTTCGAGGGGAAACACATCTCTAAAATGGTTCCATTCTTAGAAGTTCCTGATGTTCCAGATGCAGGGGCG TTTAAGACGGTGGAAGAAATAAACGAGGCACCAACGTGCGTTGAAACTGCAGACGCAATGCCAACCGATACACGTCGGATACTAAAAACACACGTGGTTCAAAAATGGCTCCCTGACGGACTCCAAGATAACCCCCAGGCGAAGGTTGTGTATGTGGCCAGAAACCCAAAGGACACGGCTGTCTCTTACTTTCACTTCTGTGAACTAATCAAAGAGCTACCAAACTACGTGTCGTGGGACGAGTTCTTCGAAGAGTTCCTCGCTGGAAGGG TTCCTTATGGGCCTTATTTAGATCACATCCTCCCGTGGTGGAAGCTTAGAGACCACCCTAATGTTCTCTTCCTCACCtatgaagatatgaaaaag GACTCTCGGAAAACGATAGTTCAGATCGCCGAGTTCATGGGGAAATCTTTACCAGACGACATCATTGACCGTATCGTCGAAGCTTCAAGTTTCAAGTTCATGAAGAGTAACAAGACAACCAACCCCGACGTTGCTTATGAAGAAGAAATGGACACGTCAAACAAGAAGTCATTCATGCGTAAAG GTATGGTCGGAGATTGGAAGAACTACTTCACCGAGGATCAAAATCGTCGGATTGATCAACTCATTCGAGAAAAAATGGGCGGATCTGGTTTTGAATTCAGATTTGAATAA